From Longimicrobium sp., the proteins below share one genomic window:
- a CDS encoding DUF433 domain-containing protein, with the protein MDTGARPLALPDGSVVHSDPEVHSGNPVFVGTRVPARTFVEYLEGGYTLDDFLDHFPSVRREQAVALLKLSTSTFHIAELSMEPQDNLKVNLQKAINTHEDAMAAVADVLAHSPDPVYEEMLATLKRNVELLRAQAAQTPPDA; encoded by the coding sequence ATGGATACGGGTGCCCGCCCGCTCGCACTGCCGGACGGCAGCGTCGTTCACAGCGATCCCGAAGTGCACAGCGGCAATCCCGTGTTCGTCGGGACGCGCGTCCCAGCGCGAACTTTCGTCGAGTACCTTGAAGGCGGCTACACGCTGGATGATTTCCTCGATCACTTTCCCAGCGTCCGGCGAGAGCAGGCCGTCGCGCTGCTGAAGCTATCCACTTCCACATTTCACATCGCGGAGCTTTCGATGGAGCCACAGGACAACCTCAAGGTGAACCTGCAGAAGGCGATCAACACACACGAGGACGCGATGGCGGCGGTGGCGGACGTGCTCGCCCACTCCCCGGACCCGGTGTACGAGGAGATGCTCGCCACGCTCAAGCGCAACGTGGAATTGCTGCGCGCGCAGGCCGCGCAGACCCCGCCGGACGCATGA
- a CDS encoding DUF488 domain-containing protein, translating into MTPVATIGYEDATVKRFLAALRDAEVELVVDVRALASSRRPGFAKTALAANLSGASIEYLHLRGLGTPSEGRAAARAGRHDEMRAVFAEHLATPAAQADLETLATLVGSGRRVCLLCLEADPTHCHRSLVADALAERVPVEVTHLRVEDE; encoded by the coding sequence ATGACGCCGGTCGCCACCATCGGCTACGAAGACGCGACGGTGAAGCGGTTCCTGGCGGCGCTGCGGGATGCGGAGGTGGAGCTCGTCGTGGACGTGCGCGCCCTGGCCAGCTCGCGACGGCCGGGGTTCGCCAAGACCGCGCTCGCCGCCAACCTGTCGGGCGCCAGCATCGAGTACCTTCACCTGCGCGGGCTCGGCACGCCTTCCGAGGGGCGCGCCGCCGCCCGCGCCGGCCGCCACGACGAGATGCGCGCCGTCTTCGCGGAGCACCTCGCCACCCCCGCCGCGCAGGCCGACCTCGAAACGCTGGCCACGCTCGTGGGCTCCGGCCGCCGCGTCTGCCTCCTCTGCCTCGAAGCCGACCCCACTCATTGCCACCGCAGCCTCGTCGCCGATGCGCTGGCGGAGCGTGTGCCGGTGGAGGTGACGCACCTACGGGTGGAAGACGAGTAG
- a CDS encoding GNAT family N-acetyltransferase produces the protein MTVEIREEPVTALDEYARVAIAFEVRSVFEVAEAGGGFELMERPVEAPYVKDHDAIPGEGPAGWAKNFDLSSWAVFAAWRDGRRVGGAAVAFRTPGVDMLEGRRDLAVLWDIRVAPDVRAQGVGTALFRQVEAWARARGCTELKVETQNIDVPACRFYARQGCVLAEANRGVYPSLPHEVQLIWRKPLR, from the coding sequence GTGACCGTCGAAATCCGCGAAGAGCCGGTTACCGCGCTGGATGAGTACGCCAGGGTGGCGATCGCGTTCGAGGTCCGCTCGGTGTTCGAAGTGGCGGAGGCGGGCGGCGGATTCGAGCTGATGGAGAGGCCGGTCGAGGCTCCGTACGTCAAGGATCACGACGCGATCCCGGGGGAGGGGCCGGCCGGGTGGGCGAAGAACTTCGACCTGTCGAGCTGGGCAGTGTTCGCGGCGTGGCGCGACGGGCGGCGGGTGGGTGGTGCGGCGGTCGCGTTCCGCACTCCCGGCGTGGACATGCTGGAGGGACGGCGCGACCTGGCCGTGCTGTGGGACATCCGCGTCGCGCCCGACGTGCGCGCGCAGGGAGTCGGCACCGCGCTGTTTCGCCAGGTGGAGGCGTGGGCGCGGGCGAGAGGGTGCACGGAGCTCAAGGTGGAGACGCAGAACATCGACGTCCCCGCCTGCCGGTTCTACGCGCGGCAGGGGTGCGTGCTCGCGGAGGCCAACCGCGGCGTGTATCCGTCGCTGCCACACGAGGTGCAGCTCATCTGGCGCAAGCCGCTGCGCTGA
- a CDS encoding PQQ-dependent sugar dehydrogenase, translating into MRKMVVAVAPILALAAACAPEGGKRAEASLVQTAEAQACTPLPSGNANASDQRPAFAGQTRACGVKSNAAFNVTVVARGLTKPWAVEPLPGGTFLITEKPGRMRIVAANGQVGAPLAGLPEVDPRGQGGLLDVALSPRFATDRTVFWSYTEPRDGGNGTSVARGVLSTDRRRLEQVRVILRTRPTYQNNMHYGSRLAFGPDGMLYVTMGERSDRTTRPQAQELGSHLGKTLRITANGAPAPGNPFIGRAGALPEIWSTGHRNIQAAAFDAQGNFWTIEHGTRGGDEVNRVEKGKNYGWPIVAYGVEYNGSPITSALGAATTQRAGTEQPVYYWDPVVAPSGAQVYTGSAFPAWRGSLFVGGLREMRLVRLTLANGRVTGEEHLLADRRQRIRDVRQGPDGALYLVTDAENGELLRIAPRG; encoded by the coding sequence ATGCGCAAGATGGTTGTAGCGGTAGCACCGATTCTCGCACTCGCGGCGGCCTGCGCTCCCGAGGGCGGCAAGCGGGCGGAGGCCTCGCTCGTCCAGACGGCGGAGGCGCAGGCGTGCACGCCCCTTCCGAGCGGCAATGCGAACGCGTCGGATCAGCGCCCCGCCTTCGCGGGGCAGACGCGGGCGTGCGGCGTGAAGTCGAACGCCGCCTTCAACGTGACCGTGGTGGCACGCGGGCTTACGAAGCCGTGGGCCGTCGAGCCGCTCCCGGGCGGAACTTTTCTCATCACCGAGAAGCCGGGGCGGATGCGCATCGTCGCCGCCAACGGGCAGGTCGGGGCGCCGCTGGCGGGGCTTCCCGAGGTTGATCCGCGGGGGCAGGGCGGGCTGCTGGACGTGGCGCTGAGCCCGCGCTTCGCTACCGACCGCACCGTCTTCTGGAGCTACACCGAGCCGCGCGACGGCGGCAACGGCACCAGCGTCGCGCGTGGCGTGCTCTCTACGGACCGCAGGCGGCTGGAGCAGGTTCGGGTGATCCTGCGCACGCGGCCGACGTACCAGAACAACATGCACTACGGCTCGCGCCTCGCCTTCGGGCCGGACGGGATGCTGTACGTCACCATGGGTGAGCGCTCGGACCGGACCACGAGGCCGCAGGCGCAGGAGCTGGGAAGCCACCTGGGGAAGACGCTGCGCATTACGGCGAACGGCGCGCCGGCGCCGGGCAATCCGTTCATCGGGCGGGCGGGCGCGCTCCCGGAGATCTGGTCGACCGGCCATCGCAACATCCAGGCGGCCGCCTTCGACGCGCAGGGGAACTTCTGGACGATCGAGCACGGCACGCGCGGCGGGGACGAGGTGAACCGCGTGGAGAAGGGCAAGAACTACGGCTGGCCCATCGTGGCGTATGGCGTGGAGTACAACGGCTCGCCCATCACCTCCGCGCTCGGCGCCGCGACCACGCAGCGCGCGGGCACCGAGCAGCCCGTCTACTACTGGGACCCGGTGGTCGCCCCGTCCGGCGCGCAGGTCTACACGGGAAGCGCGTTCCCAGCGTGGCGCGGCAGCCTCTTCGTGGGCGGGCTGCGGGAGATGCGGCTCGTTCGCCTGACGCTCGCCAACGGCCGCGTGACCGGCGAGGAGCACCTCCTCGCCGACCGCAGGCAGCGCATCCGCGACGTGCGCCAGGGCCCCGACGGCGCCCTCTACCTCGTCACCGACGCGGAGAACGGAGAGCTTTTGAGGATCGCGCCGCGCGGGTGA
- a CDS encoding RluA family pseudouridine synthase: MDTEPLVRHRTDSLWVVSKPAGMLVHPVTAGGGGTLADWIAEREPGPVHLVGRLDRDTSGLVLVARRPEVHRHFARHPPERRYLALVRGHPPDAGIVDAPIGRDPDDPPLRAVRPEAQPARTRFHTLRRLRDAALVELVLETGRTHQIRVHMMHLGHPVLGDRWYGRAGLELIGRQALHAARLVFNDPSTGAPISVECPLPPDMAALLESLA, encoded by the coding sequence ATGGATACGGAACCGCTCGTTCGGCACCGCACAGATTCCCTCTGGGTCGTCTCCAAGCCCGCGGGGATGCTGGTGCATCCGGTCACGGCCGGGGGCGGCGGGACGCTGGCGGACTGGATCGCGGAGCGCGAGCCCGGCCCCGTGCACCTCGTCGGCCGCCTGGATCGCGACACCTCGGGGCTCGTGCTGGTGGCGCGCAGGCCGGAGGTGCACCGGCACTTCGCGCGGCACCCACCCGAGCGCCGCTACCTTGCGCTCGTCCGCGGCCATCCGCCGGACGCGGGCATCGTCGACGCGCCCATCGGACGTGATCCTGACGACCCACCGTTGCGCGCCGTGCGGCCGGAGGCCCAGCCCGCGCGCACCCGCTTCCACACCCTGCGCCGGCTGCGGGACGCCGCGCTGGTCGAGCTGGTGCTGGAGACCGGGCGCACTCACCAGATCCGTGTCCACATGATGCATCTTGGGCACCCGGTTCTCGGCGACCGATGGTACGGCCGCGCCGGCCTGGAGCTGATCGGCCGCCAGGCGCTGCACGCCGCTCGCCTCGTCTTCAACGACCCGAGCACCGGCGCGCCCATCAGCGTCGAGTGCCCGCTCCCGCCCGACATGGCCGCGCTCCTCGAATCCCTCGCCTGA
- a CDS encoding HNH endonuclease, which yields MTTTALTPPSTRRGCLALNASFEPLAVIPAARAVRLVLERRAELVEADPARPLRSAGTELPFPAVIRLARYVHVPRKLRRGVSNLLLLARDGYRCSYCGRHRSELRSREFLTRDHIVPQQWFKEHGGDPNTWTNVATACSSCNGRKGNLSLAQFTRATGLRLRITPAEPHFVHLEWAVRALTPLQRKYVTEFFGAAAADALG from the coding sequence ATGACCACCACTGCCCTCACTCCGCCCTCCACCCGGCGCGGATGCCTTGCGCTGAACGCGTCGTTCGAGCCGCTCGCGGTGATCCCGGCGGCGCGCGCGGTCCGCCTGGTGCTGGAGCGGCGCGCCGAGCTCGTGGAGGCCGACCCCGCGCGCCCGCTGCGCTCCGCCGGGACCGAGCTCCCGTTCCCGGCCGTCATCCGCCTCGCGCGGTACGTGCACGTGCCGCGGAAGCTGCGCCGCGGCGTGTCGAACCTCCTGCTCCTGGCCCGCGACGGCTACCGGTGCAGCTACTGCGGCCGCCACCGGTCGGAGCTGCGGAGCCGCGAGTTCCTGACACGCGACCACATCGTTCCGCAGCAGTGGTTCAAGGAACACGGCGGCGATCCGAACACGTGGACCAACGTCGCAACCGCGTGCAGCAGCTGCAACGGGCGCAAGGGGAACCTGTCGCTGGCACAGTTCACCCGCGCGACCGGGCTCCGGCTGCGGATCACGCCCGCCGAGCCGCACTTCGTCCACCTGGAGTGGGCGGTGCGCGCGCTCACCCCGCTGCAGCGCAAGTACGTCACCGAGTTCTTTGGCGCCGCCGCGGCCGATGCGCTCGGGTGA
- a CDS encoding glycosyltransferase family 39 protein — translation MPRRRTAPQTSTAAPETASAPPRAKRKPRAWQIALGLAALNLVLVLLAFEPTPHTGGDNGAYYALARSLAEGQGYLELWDPARRPHAQYPPVFPAILAAAMKLGVSSWAGFKLIVALFAAAAVALSYLWVRRTSTPGVALASGVLVALCPGVILYAHYELSDVPFWAFTMLALWAFSHLDPRSPVAPDMKRTGDTGWVAVAVVGAGLAHFTRSAGLPLLVAAAVWLAAARRWKALAALAATVGPLIIVWGVRGARLGSTGYLGAFRYVNPYQPSLGTVGPLDLLERIADNGGRYLGTLEGVLLLGTPDAGFLFGAVVTALAIAGWARAARRPGVAELWVPMYVGLLLLWPPTWAGDRFLIPFLPLALRYGGEAVRDLAALWSAARWPAALAAGAMGAAMLPSLAGEVRFGALCRADAVAGRTYSCIQQPWRDFFILARDLRGKLPAGSAVINRKPTLFYALSGYPGRMYPLAVAPPDTFFRAAQEVKASYVVIDQIEDLAPIYLHPVLLAHRDDFCVVGPVSRDNAALARIVPGGPPRAAAAPPNAFRSCGLLPQR, via the coding sequence ATGCCTCGACGCCGCACCGCGCCGCAGACCAGCACCGCCGCGCCCGAAACTGCCTCCGCGCCTCCGAGGGCGAAGCGGAAGCCGCGCGCGTGGCAGATCGCGCTCGGGCTGGCGGCGCTGAACCTGGTGCTGGTGCTGCTCGCATTCGAGCCCACGCCGCACACCGGCGGCGACAACGGAGCATACTACGCCCTCGCGCGCTCGCTGGCCGAGGGCCAGGGATACCTGGAGCTGTGGGACCCGGCGCGCCGGCCGCACGCGCAATATCCTCCGGTCTTTCCCGCCATCCTCGCGGCGGCGATGAAGCTGGGAGTGAGCTCGTGGGCCGGGTTCAAGCTGATCGTGGCGCTGTTCGCGGCTGCCGCCGTCGCGCTCTCGTACCTCTGGGTCCGGCGCACCAGCACGCCGGGCGTGGCGCTCGCATCGGGGGTGCTGGTGGCGCTGTGCCCCGGGGTGATCCTGTACGCGCACTACGAGCTGTCGGACGTGCCGTTCTGGGCGTTCACCATGCTCGCGCTGTGGGCCTTCTCGCACCTGGACCCCCGCTCGCCCGTCGCGCCCGACATGAAGCGGACGGGCGATACCGGGTGGGTGGCGGTGGCGGTCGTGGGGGCAGGGCTGGCGCACTTCACCCGCTCCGCCGGGCTGCCGCTGCTGGTGGCGGCGGCCGTGTGGCTGGCGGCGGCGCGGCGATGGAAGGCGCTCGCGGCTCTCGCGGCCACGGTCGGTCCCCTGATTATCGTGTGGGGGGTGCGCGGCGCGCGGCTGGGTTCGACCGGCTACCTTGGCGCTTTCCGGTACGTGAATCCGTACCAGCCCTCGCTCGGCACGGTGGGGCCCCTGGACCTGCTCGAGCGCATCGCGGACAACGGCGGACGCTACCTCGGCACCCTCGAGGGCGTCCTGCTCCTGGGCACACCCGACGCGGGGTTCCTGTTTGGTGCCGTGGTGACGGCGCTGGCGATCGCGGGGTGGGCGCGGGCGGCGCGGCGGCCAGGGGTGGCCGAGCTGTGGGTGCCGATGTACGTGGGACTGCTGCTCCTGTGGCCGCCCACCTGGGCCGGCGACCGCTTCCTGATCCCCTTTCTGCCGCTGGCGCTGCGCTACGGCGGCGAAGCCGTGCGAGACCTCGCGGCGCTATGGAGCGCGGCGCGGTGGCCCGCCGCCCTGGCCGCGGGTGCGATGGGCGCGGCGATGCTTCCTTCGCTCGCCGGCGAGGTGCGGTTCGGGGCGTTGTGCCGGGCGGATGCGGTGGCGGGGCGAACGTACAGCTGCATCCAACAGCCGTGGCGCGACTTCTTCATCCTCGCTCGAGACCTGCGGGGGAAGCTGCCGGCGGGCTCGGCCGTCATCAACCGCAAGCCGACGCTGTTCTACGCCCTCTCCGGCTACCCGGGGCGCATGTACCCGCTGGCCGTGGCTCCGCCCGACACCTTCTTCCGCGCGGCGCAGGAGGTGAAGGCGTCGTACGTGGTGATCGACCAGATCGAGGACCTGGCGCCCATCTACCTGCACCCGGTGCTGCTGGCGCACCGCGACGACTTCTGCGTGGTCGGCCCGGTGTCGCGCGACAACGCCGCACTCGCCCGCATCGTGCCCGGCGGCCCGCCCCGCGCCGCCGCTGCGCCGCCCAACGCCTTCCGCTCCTGCGGCCTGCTTCCCCAGCGATGA
- a CDS encoding methyltransferase: MNDTAPNDGSAGFRYASAELDSMAEAKNYYRWIAARFAPHLGSHAVEVGAGIGTFSQHLLRAAPHARLTLVEPAENNFAVLRERAAGEARVSVRHGYLDADAPERGASSVVAVNVLEHVEDDDAFLRAASRVLAPGGRLLLFVPALPAIYGTLDAALEHFRRYTRPGLRSKVTGAGFGVDELHYVNLPGVLAWWASGVLLRRRTVTPRDARLYDRWAIPLIRALESRWHPPLGQSLLLVATHREEP; this comes from the coding sequence ATGAACGACACGGCGCCGAACGACGGATCGGCCGGCTTCCGCTACGCGAGCGCCGAGCTTGACTCCATGGCGGAGGCAAAGAACTACTACCGGTGGATCGCGGCCCGCTTCGCGCCCCACCTGGGGAGCCACGCGGTGGAGGTGGGCGCGGGGATCGGCACCTTCTCCCAGCACCTGCTGCGCGCGGCGCCGCACGCCCGGCTCACGCTGGTGGAGCCGGCCGAGAACAACTTCGCCGTGCTGCGCGAGCGGGCGGCGGGGGAGGCGCGCGTGAGCGTGCGGCACGGCTACCTGGACGCGGATGCGCCCGAGCGCGGCGCCAGCAGCGTGGTCGCCGTCAACGTGCTGGAGCACGTGGAGGACGACGACGCCTTCCTTCGCGCCGCGAGCCGCGTGCTCGCGCCCGGCGGCCGGCTTCTTCTCTTCGTCCCCGCCCTCCCGGCCATCTACGGCACGCTGGACGCGGCGTTAGAGCACTTCCGCCGCTACACGCGCCCCGGGCTCCGCAGCAAGGTGACCGGGGCGGGGTTCGGGGTGGACGAGCTCCACTACGTCAATCTTCCCGGTGTGCTGGCGTGGTGGGCCAGCGGCGTTCTCCTGCGCAGGCGCACCGTCACCCCCCGCGACGCACGCCTGTACGACCGATGGGCAATCCCGCTGATCCGTGCCCTGGAAAGCCGCTGGCACCCGCCGCTGGGGCAGAGCCTGCTCCTGGTGGCGACGCACAGGGAGGAGCCGTGA
- a CDS encoding glycosyltransferase family 2 protein, producing the protein MSEILLSVVVPVYNEAGAVRASLERLRAVPLRMEVICVDDASTDGSSEIVAEMHREGVIDVLVTHPRNRGKGAAVRAGFEHAGGDVVVIHDADLEYDPFELPRLLEPIADGRADAVFGSRFLGSPRRVLYFWHRVGNGLVTLLSNMLTDLNLTDVETCYKMARTDLVRTLPLRSTRFGIEVELTARLAQSRARIYEVPISYAGRTYSEGKKIDWKDGVAAVWHILRFNISRAGTPVYTSPAGPGHRLPHPHPRAAESTRRAGPR; encoded by the coding sequence GTGAGCGAGATCCTCCTCTCCGTCGTCGTCCCCGTGTACAACGAGGCGGGCGCGGTGCGCGCATCGCTGGAACGCCTCCGCGCCGTCCCGCTGCGCATGGAGGTGATCTGCGTTGACGATGCGTCCACCGACGGCTCGTCGGAGATCGTGGCGGAGATGCACCGCGAGGGGGTGATCGACGTGCTCGTGACGCACCCGCGCAACCGCGGCAAGGGCGCGGCCGTGCGCGCCGGGTTCGAGCATGCAGGCGGCGACGTGGTGGTCATCCACGACGCGGACCTGGAGTACGACCCCTTCGAGCTCCCGCGCCTCCTGGAGCCGATCGCCGACGGACGCGCCGACGCGGTGTTCGGGAGCCGCTTCCTGGGGAGCCCGCGCCGGGTGCTCTACTTCTGGCACCGCGTAGGGAACGGGTTGGTGACCCTCCTCTCCAACATGCTCACGGACCTGAACCTCACCGACGTGGAGACGTGCTACAAGATGGCGCGCACGGACCTGGTGAGGACCCTCCCGCTCCGCTCCACCCGCTTCGGCATCGAGGTGGAGCTGACGGCGCGCCTCGCGCAGTCGCGTGCGCGCATCTACGAGGTGCCCATCAGCTACGCCGGCCGCACCTACTCGGAGGGGAAGAAGATCGACTGGAAGGACGGAGTGGCCGCGGTCTGGCACATCCTGCGCTTCAACATCTCGCGCGCTGGAACGCCAGTGTACACGTCGCCCGCCGGCCCGGGGCATCGCCTGCCCCATCCACATCCGCGAGCCGCGGAGTCGACGAGACGCGCGGGCCCGCGTTGA